In the genome of Phycisphaeraceae bacterium, one region contains:
- a CDS encoding YceI family protein — MRPASVLLALASSSCLFLAPFALAQQGAQQARVEVPAEHAAKGKVYRVHPVKDAQVTFTSDAALEHIKGISNRVSGYAVAPNPSSSSADKPEGELLVGRFELPVASMDTGIPMRNEHMKGDRWLGAAEHPNITFVIKGSEGVTLAREDSWFRTYDATLVGDMTVKGVTREMKIPARLTFMPESDRTKARAPGDLLAIRAQYSITLSDFGVAVGDQAIESGMVSNELGLDTFLLLTTFDPAQRAAPGAGGERPGRPTNRE, encoded by the coding sequence ATGCGCCCAGCCAGCGTCCTGCTCGCCCTCGCGTCCTCCTCGTGCCTCTTCCTCGCGCCGTTCGCCCTCGCGCAACAGGGCGCGCAGCAGGCCCGTGTCGAGGTCCCCGCCGAGCACGCCGCGAAGGGCAAGGTCTACCGCGTGCACCCGGTGAAGGACGCGCAGGTCACCTTCACCTCCGACGCGGCCCTCGAGCACATCAAGGGCATCAGCAACCGCGTCAGCGGCTACGCCGTCGCGCCCAACCCCTCCTCGTCCAGCGCCGACAAGCCCGAGGGCGAGCTGCTGGTCGGCAGGTTCGAGCTGCCCGTCGCGTCGATGGACACCGGCATCCCGATGCGCAACGAGCACATGAAGGGCGACCGCTGGCTCGGCGCCGCGGAACACCCGAACATCACCTTCGTCATCAAGGGCTCCGAGGGCGTCACCCTCGCCAGAGAGGATTCGTGGTTCCGCACCTACGACGCGACGCTGGTCGGCGACATGACCGTCAAGGGCGTCACGCGCGAGATGAAGATCCCGGCGCGCCTGACCTTCATGCCCGAGAGCGACCGGACCAAGGCCCGCGCCCCGGGCGATCTGCTCGCGATCCGCGCCCAGTACTCCATCACGCTCAGCGACTTCGGCGTCGCCGTGGGCGATCAGGCCATCGAGTCCGGCATGGTCTCGAACGAGCTCGGGCTCGACACTTTCCTCCTGCTCACCACCTTCGACCCCGCCCAGCGCGCCGCGCCGGGCGCCGGCGGCGAGCGTCCCGGCCGTCCGACCAACCGCGAGTAA